The DNA window AGCAGGGTGAGGCTCAGCGACGGCTCGTACCTGAACTCGGACCTGGTGATAGCGGCCGTCGGGGTTGAGCCGAACGTCGACCTCGTGAGGGGGCAGCTGAGGCTCGGGCCCCACGGCGCCATAGCGGTTAACGACAGGATGGAGGCGACCTACGACTACGTCTTCGCGGCTGGCGACGCGATGGAGCACAGGAACCTGGTCACAGGGCAGCCCTACTGGAGTCCCCTGGCCCCCATAGCTAACAAGTCAGGCCTCGTGGCGGGGGTCAACGCCGCCGGGGGAGACAAGAGGTTCCCCGGGGTCCTGGGCGACATAGTTACCAGGTTTGAGGGGGTTGCCTTCGGCAGGGTGGGCCTCAACGAGAGGGAGGCCAGGGAGGCGGGGATCAGGTACGTGACCTCAATAATAACGACGAGGTCGAGGGCCAGGTACTACCCAGGAGGGGGCGACGTGACTGTGAAGCTCCTGGCCGAGGAGTCGAGCGGGATCATAATAGGGGGCCAGGTCGCTGGGCCAGAGGAGGTCATAGGCAGGCTGGGCGTCATAGCGGCTGCGATCATGAGGAGGATGACGGCCGATGACCTGTTCTTCGTGGAGATGGGCTACCACCCGAGCTCAGGCAGGGCCTGGGACCCCGTAGTGCTGGCCGCCAGGCAGCTCATGAGGGTGTGAGCCTCCGAATAACCCTTCTCGCGCCTGGGTCGCAGGTACTGGCGGCCCCCGCCCTAAAGGGCGGGGCTCTGCGTCCGCTGGGCCTTCCCCATCACCTCTCAGGCCCCGCCGTCAGCCCCGGGGAGGCGCGGGCTCACTGCCTGCTAAGCTCGCCCGCGCCCAACTCCACAGCAAAGTTCGGGCAAAAGGCTCATAAGCTTTTGCCCAATTATTCTCTTAGTGCTGAGATGAGTCTGGTGGCCGTCCTCAGGGAGGATAAGGGCAACGCTCCGTTGCACTGGGCAATAAGAGATCTCCCCGCCCTGAAGGGCGAAGCCTCCAACTGGGGGTGAAGGGCGTGGGGAGGCCCAAGGTAATAGTGATAGCTGGCGGCTCCTCCTCCAGGTTCGGCTCAGACAAGCTGTCGGCCCTCATCGACGGAAGGCCGCTGATATCGAGGGTCCTTGAGGTGACCAGGGAGGTCGGCGACGTTATCCTGGTCTCCTCGCGGGACGAGATCTCAAGGCTTGGCAGGCTGCTGGGGGACGTGAAGGTAGTTGAGGACCTGCCTCAGCTCCCCTGCGGCGGCCCGCCAAGGGGGGTTGCAAGCGCCGTGGGGCAGGTGAGCTCAGGCACCGTGCTCATAGTGCCCGGCGACGCGGCCTGGGCAACGGCGGAAGGACTTGAGGCCCTGCTTGAGCAGTGCTCTGAGAGGCTGGCCTCACCGCTGATGGGCCACGGCTTCGTCAGCTCGTCGTTTCTCTGCGGCCCCACAGACATGATAAGGGAGGCGGTGAGGCTCATGTGCTCCAAGGCCTCGCTTGGGCTCAGGGCCAGGATGACTGACCTGCTGAGGTCCTCAAGGTCTAGACTTGTTGGAGCCTCCCTGCTGGGGGGCCAGGGCCAGTTCTACGACCTTGACGTCCCAGGGGACAGGCCCCCGCGATCAAGGGGGCCGCGCAGGGTCGTTGAGGTGGACCCCACAGCATACAGGAGGGCCCTCTCACTTGCCCTGGCGGGCAGGCCGCGTGAGGCCGCCGCGGCCTTCCAGGAGGAGTCCAAGGCCTACAGGCGCTTGAGGGTCTGGCACCTCGAGCTTCACTCGCTGCTTGACGCCCAGTCCCTCGGCCTTGACGCTGCCAAGAGGGTTGAGAGGCTAATGCTGACGCTCAGGAGGCCTTCTCGACCCTGACGGCGGTCACCTTGTACTCAGGTATGTGGGATATCCTGTCGACAGCGGGCGAGACTACGCGGTTAATCAAGGCCTCGGGGTGATGTACAGTCGCGAACACTACGCCTTTGGAGACCCTCCTCGATACCCTGGCCCTGATCAGCGTCGAGCCCCACCTGCTGGTGACCCTCACCACGTCGCCGTCGCTTATGCCGAGGGCCTTTGCGTCGCCCTCGCTTACCTCTATGAAGTCCTCTGGCTCTATTACCTGGTTGCCCGTGCGCCTCGTCATTGAGCCCATGTTGAAGTGGTAGAGGGTCCTGCCTGTTATCAGCGTGAGCGGGTACTCTTCAGTGGGCTGCTCAGGGGACGGTATGTATGCCACTGGCCTCAGCCTAGTCTTCTTACCTACTGTGAACTGACCTACGTGAAGCACCTTCACGGGCGGGGCGTCGAGACGTGGGGTCGGGTACGGGAGGCCCCCCTCCCTCTCCAGCCTCCCATAGGTTATGCCGTAGACGGCGGGCCAGGCGGACCTTATCTCGTTCCACACGTCCTCAGGTGACGAGTACCTGAAGTAGTCGCCGTAGCCCATGGCGTTGGCCAGCCTAATTATAATCTGCCAGTCAGGCAGCGACTCGCCCAGGGGCTCTATGACCTTCCTGACCCTCTGCACCCTCCTCTCGGCGTTGGTGAAGGTGCCTTCCTTCTCAAAGGAGCTCGCCGCTGGCAGGAACACGTGGGCGTACTTTGAGGTCTCGTTGTGGAACATGTCTACAAGGACGAGGAGCTCCAGCTTTGAGAGCGCCTTCTCCGTCATCTCCATGTATGGGTGCGACATCAGCACGTCCTCCCCGAACACTATCAGTGCCTTCAGGTCATCTCTCATAGCGGCCTCTACCATCTCTATGCCGTCGAGCCCTGGGCTGGGGTTCAGCTTGGTCCCCCACAGCTTCTCAAACATCTCTATGTTCTGGGTCAGCGGCACTGCGCCGGGCAGCTTCTTAGGGTGGTCGCCCATTATTGCCGTGCCCTGGACGTTGTTCTTGCCCCTCAGGGGCATGAGGCCGGAGCCGGGCCTGCCCACGTTGCCCGTGATCAGGGCCAGGTCTATGAGCTGGTATATGATTTCAGTTCCCTGAACGTGCTCGGTCGCGCCGAGGCCCCAGAATATCATTGAGGGTTTATTAGTGGCGTAGAGCCTCGCCGCCTCCCTTATGACGTCAGCCCTGACCCCTGTAACCTTCTCCGCGAACTCAGGCGTGTAGTTGCTTACTACCTCCTTGAACTCCTCAAGTCCCTCAACTCTCTCCGACACGAACTCCTCGTCTATGAGGCCCTCGCTCACTATGACGTTAGCCATGGCGTTGAAGAGGACTACGTCTGTGCCGGGCCTCAGGGCCAGGTGATAGTCCGCGTACTCGGCTATCTCGGTCCTCCTCGGGTCCACCACAATAAGCTTCACCCTGCCCTGCTCCGCCAACATCTTGATCCTGTTCCCTATCACTGGGTGGTTCTCAGTTGTGTTGGAGCCGACTACCATTATGGTGCGGGCCAGGTCTATGTCCTCAAAGGTGTTGGTAGCGCCCCCGGTGCCGAGCATGTCCTCAAGCCCCTGGGCCGAGGGCTCATGGCAGACCCTGGCGCAGCTGTCAACGTTGTTAGTTCCCAGGACCACCCTGGCGAACTTGCCCGCCAGGTACTCCTCCTCGTTGGTGACCCTGGCGCCTACCAGGACCCCCACGCTCCCAGGGCCGTACTTGGCCAGTATCTCCTTCAGCCTTGAGGCCACGAAGGAGATTGCCTCGTCCCAGCTGACCTCGCGCCACTCCCCGTCGACCTTGATGAGCGGCCTCAGCACCCTGTCCTGCGAGTATACGTAATCCCAGGCGTACCTGCCCTTGACGCACAGGTTGCCCCTGTTCACCACGGACGTCCTGGAGGGCCTGACGTCTACAATCCTCCCGTCCTTGACCCCTACCTCCAGCTCGCAGCCGACCCCGCAGTAGGGGCATGTGGTCTTAACCCATGTGTCAGGCCACCCGTAGGTCAGCACGCTCCTGTCCTCCAGGGCCCCCGTGGGGCAGGCGTCAACGCAGAGGCCGCAGCTCACGCAGGAGCTGTGGGCGAGGTCGGGGCCGTCAGGCCTTATCATTATCCTACCGCCCCGGCCCCACGCCCTCCAGACGTGGTAGCCCTGGACCTCGTCGCATGCCTTCACGCACCTGAAGCACTTGATGCACCTGTTCATGTCAACAACTATGTACGGGTGGCTGTTGTCGATCAGGTCGGGCCTTGAGGTTCCCTGGAGCTCCACTCCGTACTTGCTGAGGGCCACGTGGAACTCCTTGAAGGGGTACTTGGCGTACGCGTCCCGCGGGTAGTTCATCGCGAGGAGCCTCAGCACATCCCTCCTGACCTGGTTCACCTGCTCGCTGTCTGTCCTGACCTCCATGCCGTCCTGGACCTTTGTGGTGCAGCTCGTCGTAAGCCTGCCGTTCACCTCGACCACGCACAGCCTGCAGGAGCCCTGGGGGCTAAGCCTGTCATCGTAGCAGAGGCTGGGCACGTAGTAGCCGAGCCTCCTGAGGGCCTCGAGGAGGCTCAGGCCCTCCTCAACCCTATGCTCAACTCCGTTAACCTTGATCGTGACGGTCATTATGGCTCACCCCCTCACCATCTCGTCTGCGCCCTTAGCCAGGAACGAGAGTATGGCGTCCCCTGTGCCCTGGCCGTGGCCGCAGAGGCTGGCTGACCTCATGACTGTGGCTATTGACTTCAGCTCATCCGCCTCCTCAGGCGTCAGGTACCCCCTGCCGAGCGCCGCCTCAAGTATCTCGTCGGCCCTGGCGGTGCCTAGCCTACAAGGGAAGCACTTGCCGCACGACTCGAAGGCCGCGAAGTGGACTATCTCGTGAAGGAGCTCGAGCAGGCTGGTGTCGTCGCTGAAGGCTATCACGTTACCGTGCCCGAGGCTGGCCCCTATTTCCCTGAGCTCCTCGACCCCTAGTCTCACGTCAAGCTCCTCAGGCCTTATGAAGGATGCCAGCGGCCCTCCAACTATCACGCCCTTTAGCCTCCTGCCGCCCTTGAGGCCGCCTCCCATGTCGTAGACTACCTCCTTAAGTGGGACGCCGAACTCTACCTCGTAGAGGCCGGGCCTCTCGAACAGGCTGTTGAGGCTGAGCACCTTGGTCCCCCTGCTCTTATTGTAGCCCATCTCAGCGTACTCGTCACCGCCGTGCTCAACTATCCACGGGACGCTGGAGAGCGTCTCGACGTTGTTGACAACCGTGGGCATCCCGAACAGGCCCCTCTCCGTGGGGTAAGGGGGCCTCGGCGTGGGCTCAGGCCTCCTGCCCATTATGGCGTTTATCATTGCCGTCTCCTCGCCCACGACGTAGGAGCCCCTGCCCACGTGGACCTCCACCTCGACGGGCAGCCCCTTTGATGCGGCTGGGCCCGCGTAGCCGGCCTCGTAGAGCTCCTTAACTGCCCTCCTGACCGAGGCCACGGCCTCAGGGTACTCCCTCCTTATGTAGAAGTAGACCTTTGAGGCGCCTACTGCATATGCTGCTATGAGCGCCCCCTCAAGCACAAGGTATGGGTCCCACCACATCAGGAGCTTGTCAACGTACGCCCCCGCGTCCCCCTCGTCGCCGTTGACTATGACGTACTTCTGGGGCGCCCTCTGCTGGTACGCTGACTCCCACTTCAGGCCGGTTGGGAAGTAGGCGCCTCCCCTGCCCCTGAGCTGGGACCTCTTGACCTCCTCTATGACCTCGGCCTGGGTCATCCTGAGCGCCTTCTCAAGGCCCCTCATGCCGCCGAGCTCAAGGTACTGGCCGAGCGAGCTGACGGGTCCCTTGACTATGTGCCTCAGCACGACGGCCCTGCTGGACCTCACCTCGATGTGGGGAACCCCGCTGGTCCGAGAGCTTGATGGCCCCACGTAGCACTTGCCAAGGCAATATGTTGGCGGCTCCTGCCTGACTGCCATCTCCCAGGCCTTTGGGTTAAGCGACCTGGCCACGTAGCAGGCCAGGCCCCTGCAGTGCTCCTCGCTTACAACTACCTTAGAGAAGGAGTAAAAGGACTCCACCTCAGGCCTCAAAACGGTCTTCGCGGGCAACTCTTTAACCAATATATTACAGTAGAAGGGCTTCTATAAGTAGTTTGTTAAAGGCGATTAACCGTCCACGAATCTTTAGGCATTCACGAAACCTATCTTTACTTTTAAGATATTTTAACTATTGCGTTAATAATTAATAACTTAAGGCGTCCATATCCATTAGCACCGCTTGCCTGGGCTTCCTAGCGTACGTCTTTGAACAGCAAATAGAAGGCGGCCGTGGCTGCCGTGTAGAGGGAGGCCGTTATGAAGAAGGGGAGGGTCAGGTCACCTGTCGAGAATATGTAGCCCGTGACCCAGGGCCCCATGGACCTGGGCAGGCCGTCAATTAAGTTTATCAGGCTCGACCCCCTGGCCCTCTCCTCCTCAGGTATTATAGTGACGACAAGGGACGAGAAGAGGGGGTTGGCCATGTTCATGGCGGCGTTCCTGAGCACAAATATGGCGGAGGCCTCGAGGTAGGAGCAAGCGAAGGGGAGCGCTATCAGGAGCGCTATGCCGACAGCGTGCGTGACCACTATGGCCTTGACCCTGCCGATGGCCTTGGCCAGCCTGGGGGCCCCCAGCACGGCGAGGGCCAGGGTCGCGTCGGCCACCATGTAGACGGGCGAGAGCTGCCTCGCCACGACCCCGAACCTTAGGCTGAACCAGAGCGACATGAGGGGGAGTATCAGGCCGGCCCCGAGGCCTATCATGGCGTCGGTCGAGAGCCTCGCTATGTTCCCGATCGACCTCAGCCTCAGGGTCACCCTGCCCGTCCCCCTGTAGCCCTCCCTCACCGGCGTGACGAGGGCAAGGGTAACGAGTACTACAGCCATGTTGACGAGCATAGTGTCCCTGAGGCCCACCAGCCATGGTACTGAGGCCCCGAGTACGGCTAGGCCCGTGGAGATTGACGACATGAGGCTCATGTTCCTGTCTATGCTCCTTGACTTCTCGGCTATGAGGGCCTGCAGGGAGCCCCCTCCGAGGCCGAATATGAGGAGCGCCGCAGGCGGGACCCCCAGGAAGAGGAGGAGGAACGAGGCCGCTGAGACAGCCCTCCCGAGGAGGAAGAAGTTCTTCCTCCCGTAGGCGTCAGCCAGGGCCGAGATGAAGAGCCCCGCTATTGTGCCAACCAGCACGTAGCCGCCGACCAGGAGCCCTACCTCAAATGAGTTAAGCCCGAGCGACCTCAGGTAGAGGGGCAGGGCAAGGGCGTTGGCGCCAAAGATCATGCCCGAGAGGCCGCCCGCTGCAACTAGTAGCAGCTCATCCCTTGAGAGCCCTCTCAGTGCCCTGAGGCCTGCGTCCCCTGAGGCCGCCATGTCGACCACGAAGCTCACCAGGCCAATGGACCTTAAGGCGTTCACCTCATTTTAGGCCTTCAGGCCCAGCCTGCCTACTATCGTTGCAATCACGACCCCGTAGACCACCGTGCCGAGGTCCCAGATAATGGAGGCCGGGCTCCCACGCAGGGAGAGCCTTATGGCCTGGGCTGCATAGGTCGTCGGCTCAAGCATTGCGAGGGGCACAAGGTACCTCGGCACTATGCTCAGGGGGAAGTAGACGGGGGCGAAGAAGCTGAAGCCGAAGGCCACTATCTGGGTCACCTGCTGCAGCACCCTTAAGTTCCTTATCCTTGATGCCATCAGAAGCCCTACCATGGACCCCTGGAAGGAGCTCACCAGGAGCGCGAGGGTGAGCATGGACAGGCCGCTGAGGCTCACGTCCAAGTACCGCATGGCAACAGCCACGCCGAGCACCAGGAGGCCTGAGCCTATGGCGAAGAGGTTGTTCACAAGGGTTGACGTCAGTGCGTAGGCCCAGAGGGGGACGCCCATTGATATCATGAGCGAGAGCCTGCCGTCCTCCCTGTCCCAGCCTATGCTGTTCGGAACGACTAGCATGCCTGCTACGGCCACGTCAAAGACCATCATGCCGGAGATAAGGTAGTAGATGGCCGGGCCCCTGACTATGTAGCTGAAGCCGAAGACGAAGGCTATTGGGAGCATGACTGCAAAGAAGAGGCTCGCAGCGAGCCACGCCTTGGCCTCCTTGAAGAACATCTCAGTGAGGGACGTAAGCTCCCTAAGCGTCCTTCATCACCTCAAGGTAGACCTCCTCAAGGGAGGGCGCCCTGACCTCGAACTTCCCCCTAAGCTTCGACACGAACTCCTTAACCTCGTCCTCCCTGACCTTGTACACCTTCCCCTCCTCTAGGTCAACGACCTCGTAGTAGAAGGCGAACCTCTTCCTGAGCTCAGAGGGCGTGCCCTCTGCCAACACCTTCCTGTTTATGAAGTAGACCCTGTCGGAGAGCGCCTCAGCCTCCTCCATGTAGTGGGTAGTCAGCAGTATGGCCCTACCCTCGCCCTTGAGCTGCCTCAGCACGTCCCACAGCTCCCTCCTCCCCATGGGGTCAAGGCCTGTCGTGGGCTCATCAAGCACCAGCACCTCAGGGGAGTGGACGACAGCCATGGCTACCAGCGTCCTCCTCTTCAGGCCGCCTGAGAGGTCCATGACGTACCTGTCCCTGTGATCCCAAAGGCCGAGCCTCCTTACGGTGTCTAGGGCCATCTCCCTTGCCTTGTCCCCTGGCACGCCCCTCACCCTGGCTGCGTAGTAGACGTTGTCAAACACCGTGAGGTCCCCGTAGGGCTGCGCCTCCTGGGGCGTCACCCCCATCCTGAGCCTCACCTCCCTGTCGCAGGGGTCAGAGCCGAGGACCTTGACTACCCCCCTCTCGGGCCTCAGCTCGCAGTAGAGGTGTCTCACCAGCGTGGTCTTCCCGGCCCCGTTGGGGCCCAGCAGGGAGACCAGCTCCCCCTTCCTGACCTCCAGGCTCACGTCCTCGAGGGCCACAACCTTACCGTAGGACTTGCTCAGGCCCTTGACCTCTATAGCGCTCACGGTATCACCACCTCGAGAACTTGGCCTTGACGTGGCCATCGCTGGAGCTCAGCTCAAGGACCACCTTCCCTTCGCCCCCGCCCAGGGAGCTATCAACGTCCAGGAAGCCTATGTTGACCGCGCTGCCCTCGTTGCTCTTAACTATAGGCGTCACCCTGGTGCTCCCCCTCACGGCGGCGTTTATAGTCAAGCTTGAGCCCTCGGCTTCAGCCGATATCTTAGACCTCCCCCTGAGCTCGCCGTAGGCCAAGTTAAGGGTGGCGGAGCTGTACTTGACCTTCACTGTGGGGTCAGACTCGCCAAGGCAATCAAGGGGCAGCCTTAAGGCGGAGCCAAGGGCCTCAACGCTCGTCCTGCACAGGCCCCCGTGGTCGGCCTTGAAGTCCGAGTCCTCGGCCGTGAGCTCAAGTGATGCGGCCTCGGGCTGAAGTGAGAGCTCGACCTCGCAGACCTTAGCCTTAATTGAGAGCTCGTCGCCCTCCTCGCTCACGTCGTACTTGCAGCTTGAGTTATTGCTGTAGAGCTTCACCTCGCCCTCGCCCCTCGCAAGCCTGAGCTCCGAGTCCTTGACGTCAAGCTTAACTGATTTGTAGGCCTTGAGGGGGGCTGTAGACAAGGGCGCGCCCTGCGCCCTTGCCCACTAGCTGTGAGGCTGCGAAGGTGAGGGCGGTAAGCCGCGAACCAGTGAGCCGCCCTGAGGGGGCCCTCGCCCTCACGCCGCTGGGCTCCATATGGTTAATCCTTAGGCTTCCTGGGGCTCAGGGAGAGGGAACTTTCGCTGGCGGGCGTCATAAGCTCCATAGTGGTGCTGGTCAGCACAGTGGCTTGGGGACGTTGCTACAATTTTGATTAGCTACATCTATATAGTACATCACTACGCTATAACAGTGAACGCAGCCAACAGGCCAGTCCTAAACCTGTTGCAGGGCCTGATGAATTTCAGCAACTACGTCGACTACGTCACCATGGCCGACCTTATAATGGGCCTCATAGGCCTGGGAGGTCATGGCTGAAGCCCCTGTCCCCTCGGGCCAGACAAGGGTGATGCCTGTTAGCGGCAGCTGACGCTCAGTGAAGAGGTCTCAGGGCCTACATGAGCCTCAGCAGGTAGCACTACTCCTCGTAGTCGCCCTCCCTCTCGCCTCCCCCTTTGCCTTCACCGCCCCCTTTCTTGCCCCACAGCTCCTTTCGCCTCGCCTCGAGCTGGTTGACCTCAACGCCCATGAACTCGGCGGCCGTCAGCAGACTGACCCCCTCCTCTTCCGCGGCCTGAGTGTGAGGGGCCAGCCTCTCCCTGTAGGCCAGGTCCCTCAGGAGGTGGTGGTCAACCACTATGGTCTCGGCCACGTGGGCCCTTATGAGCTCCATTAGGCCCTCAAGGCCCCTCTGGACGGCCTCCTCAGGCACCTTGAAGCCTGCGAAGTAGGTGGGCGGGCCGCTCAGCACGAGCAGCCTCGCCCCCGCCCAGGCCTTGAGCTGCTCAACGGCCTGCGGGTCAGCGGGCCCCTGGACGTCGCTGGCAAATATTACGGACTCGTCGTTGCACCTCGCCCTGACCATGAGGACCCTGCCCACCTTCGTGCCTGGCTCCCCGTGCCAGACAGCCTGGGAGAAGTCAAGGGTCAGGTCGCCGACCCTGAAGGACTGGCCGTCAGCGTATGAGACCGAGGCCGACCTGGCGACCCCGCCTTCGACGAGGAACCTCCTTGCCCTCCCCCTCTGGCTCCAGTTTATGTTGTGCTCCGGGTCCTTGACGAGTAGCCTCTTGCCTGAGTAGAGCTCAGGCCTGTCCCTCATGTAGTGGTCGTAGTGGTAGTGCGTTATAACGATGGCGTCTGAGGCCTGCACCTCCTCGGCAGCCCTCCCGAGGGCCCTCTCCAGCGCCTTGAGCTCAAGCTCGTGGGGAGGGAGGCCGTACCTCCTGGGGGCGAGGGAGGCGCCAAGGTCTACGCCGAGCCTGACGCCACAGGCGTCAACCACGGTGGCTATGCTCCTTACCCCCATGCTGTCCGCGGCGAGTATGGAGACGTCGAAAGGCCCAACCCTTACCAAGCTCCCGCCAGCGTGTCCTGTGCCCCTGGCGATAGTAAGCGTTACACCTGTCGCCTAAGGTTAAAGGCCCAAGCGGCCCACAGGGATCCCAAGGGCCCTGTGGGCGAGGCGGAGGTCCCTACGCTCGATCATGAACACACGTAAAGTGATTGAAGTGAGAGTGTAGGGACAAACGGTTGGAGCGCAGCAAATTATTGCTGAGAGCTGAAATAGCCCCGCCGCGCCTCACGCCTGGTAGCGATGCTGTGGCTAGTGTTCACCACCGGCGCCTGTAACCTGAGGTGCGACTACTGCGGCGGCTCCTTCCCAGAGAAGGTGGTGCCCTACACCGTAAAGTACGATCCCCTGAAGCTTAAGAAGGTCGTAGAGGCCGACAGGGACGCCACGGTAATCTTTTACGGCGGCGAGCCCCTCATCAACCCAAGGTTCGTGGAGTGGGTCATGGACAACGTCAGGGCGAGGAGGTACGGAGTGCAGACGAACGGGACACTGCACAGGCTTCTGCCCGACGCCTACTGGAAGAGGATGAACGTGGCCCTCCTCTCGATTGATGGCAGGGAGGAGGTGACGGACAAGCACAGGGGAAGGGGGGTCTACAGGAAGGTGACTGAGGCTGCAAGGCACGTGAGGTCCCTCGGCGTTGAGACCATAGCAAGGATGGCGGTCACTGCTGACACGGACATTTACGAGGACGTCACCCATTTACTCTCCCTGGGCCTCTTCGACAAGGTCCACTGGCAGCTTGACGTTGTCTGGTCCCCCAGGTGGGACTTTGAGGGCTGGGCGGAGAGGAGTTACCTGCCAGGCATAAGGAGGCTCGTCGACCTCTTTTTAAGGGAGCTCGAAAGGGGCAGGGTCCTCAGGATGATCCCAATACTGGGCGTCATAAGCGCCCACTACTTCGGCGGCTACCCTGGCTCCCCGTGCGGGGCGGGCTACAGGAGCTTTGCAATAAGCACCGATGGAAGGGTGCTCGCGTGCCCCATAGCCGTTTACGAGAGGTGGGCCGAGCTCGGCACTGTCGAGGGGGGCTTCAGGCCCATGGGGGCATACCTCGCCAAGGAGTGCGCCGCCTGCCCCTACAGGAGGTACTGCGGCGGCCGCTGCCTCTACTCAATGATAGAGAGGGACTGGGGCGAGGAGGGCTTTAAGGCCGTCGACAGGGTCACGAGGGCCTACCTTGACGCTGTGCTCTCCGCAATACCCAGGGTTGACGAGCTCGTAAGGGAGGGCGTCGTAAGGCTAGAGGACCTGAGGTACGACCCGACCCAGGACTCAACCGAGGTAATACCGTAGCGGTATTACGCCGTTCAGGATATTAGGCCCGGCCATACCTTACACGTTGGCATGGCGCTCTCGCCGGACCAGGGGAGAAGGAGGCCCGTCTCTCCGAACAAGTCATGGAACCCGGTGACAGGCTGCCCCCACCTCTGCACGTACTGCTGGGCAATGAAGTTGCTCGAGGGAAAGCTGAAGGACAGCCCAAAGTACAGGAATGGGTTTAAGCCGACCTTTCACCCCGAGGAGCTGCTCAAGGCAAGGTTCAGGCCCGGTGACACGGTCTTCGTTGTTGACATGGGGGACCTGTTCAGCGATGCAATGCCCAGGGAGTGGGTAGAGGCCGTGCTGAGGAGGGCGAGGGAGTTCCCCTCCACGAGGTTCATGTTTCTGACCAAGAACCCTGCCAGGTACAGCGAGTTCCTCGACGTCCTCCCCAGGAACTCGGTGCTTGGGGTGACCATAGAGACCAACAGGGACGACCTTGCCAGGTCCGTCTCAAGGGCCCCTCCTCCGTCAAGGAGGCACGAGGCCATGTCTGAGCTCAGGTGGCCCTACAAGTACATATCCGTTGAGCCGCTCATGGACTTCGACCTTGAAGTCATGGTTTCGTGGGCTGCGGATATAAGGCCTGTGAGCGCTCACGTTGGCTACGACAACTGGAACTCGAGGCTGCCCGAGCCCCCGCTCTGGAAGGCCAGGGAGCTGGTGAGGAGGCTATCAGCGATAACTTACGTGTCGGTAGGCTCAATGAGGGAGCCCTGGTACGAGACCCTGCTGAGGAGGAGGGCGGAGGGGCTGGGCAGCCCTTAACGTTTAAAGCCTCGTTAGGTGTGAGAAGCGAGCCCTGTGAAGCTCTCTAAAGCTAAGGACCTTACAGTAAATGAGGGTCAGCAACCCCTTATAGTGTATTATAGCCAAGAGGTTGGGGCAATGATGTGTAGCTTGGGGACTGAAGCCTA is part of the Acidilobus sp. 7A genome and encodes:
- a CDS encoding NTP transferase domain-containing protein — translated: MGRPKVIVIAGGSSSRFGSDKLSALIDGRPLISRVLEVTREVGDVILVSSRDEISRLGRLLGDVKVVEDLPQLPCGGPPRGVASAVGQVSSGTVLIVPGDAAWATAEGLEALLEQCSERLASPLMGHGFVSSSFLCGPTDMIREAVRLMCSKASLGLRARMTDLLRSSRSRLVGASLLGGQGQFYDLDVPGDRPPRSRGPRRVVEVDPTAYRRALSLALAGRPREAAAAFQEESKAYRRLRVWHLELHSLLDAQSLGLDAAKRVERLMLTLRRPSRP
- a CDS encoding FAD-dependent oxidoreductase, translated to MEILVIGGGAAGMSAASWARRKAPEARITVLERTNIISHAPCGVPYYIGGLFKDYWLLQAYDVKFFRERRNIEVLTNAEAEELDVRSRVVVARVGGQRAKLEFDRLIVATGARPRRLLSADARVLYVHHPADAEAARRAAEAAREVTVVGGGVLGVEVAEQLRNMGKAVHLVHRGPYLMSRDLDEELGSALTQMARGAGIDVRLGVTVSEVNDSRVRLSDGSYLNSDLVIAAVGVEPNVDLVRGQLRLGPHGAIAVNDRMEATYDYVFAAGDAMEHRNLVTGQPYWSPLAPIANKSGLVAGVNAAGGDKRFPGVLGDIVTRFEGVAFGRVGLNEREAREAGIRYVTSIITTRSRARYYPGGGDVTVKLLAEESSGIIIGGQVAGPEEVIGRLGVIAAAIMRRMTADDLFFVEMGYHPSSGRAWDPVVLAARQLMRV
- a CDS encoding NADH-ubiquinone oxidoreductase-F iron-sulfur binding region domain-containing protein, which produces MPAKTVLRPEVESFYSFSKVVVSEEHCRGLACYVARSLNPKAWEMAVRQEPPTYCLGKCYVGPSSSRTSGVPHIEVRSSRAVVLRHIVKGPVSSLGQYLELGGMRGLEKALRMTQAEVIEEVKRSQLRGRGGAYFPTGLKWESAYQQRAPQKYVIVNGDEGDAGAYVDKLLMWWDPYLVLEGALIAAYAVGASKVYFYIRREYPEAVASVRRAVKELYEAGYAGPAASKGLPVEVEVHVGRGSYVVGEETAMINAIMGRRPEPTPRPPYPTERGLFGMPTVVNNVETLSSVPWIVEHGGDEYAEMGYNKSRGTKVLSLNSLFERPGLYEVEFGVPLKEVVYDMGGGLKGGRRLKGVIVGGPLASFIRPEELDVRLGVEELREIGASLGHGNVIAFSDDTSLLELLHEIVHFAAFESCGKCFPCRLGTARADEILEAALGRGYLTPEEADELKSIATVMRSASLCGHGQGTGDAILSFLAKGADEMVRG
- the fdhF gene encoding formate dehydrogenase subunit alpha, whose translation is MTVTIKVNGVEHRVEEGLSLLEALRRLGYYVPSLCYDDRLSPQGSCRLCVVEVNGRLTTSCTTKVQDGMEVRTDSEQVNQVRRDVLRLLAMNYPRDAYAKYPFKEFHVALSKYGVELQGTSRPDLIDNSHPYIVVDMNRCIKCFRCVKACDEVQGYHVWRAWGRGGRIMIRPDGPDLAHSSCVSCGLCVDACPTGALEDRSVLTYGWPDTWVKTTCPYCGVGCELEVGVKDGRIVDVRPSRTSVVNRGNLCVKGRYAWDYVYSQDRVLRPLIKVDGEWREVSWDEAISFVASRLKEILAKYGPGSVGVLVGARVTNEEEYLAGKFARVVLGTNNVDSCARVCHEPSAQGLEDMLGTGGATNTFEDIDLARTIMVVGSNTTENHPVIGNRIKMLAEQGRVKLIVVDPRRTEIAEYADYHLALRPGTDVVLFNAMANVIVSEGLIDEEFVSERVEGLEEFKEVVSNYTPEFAEKVTGVRADVIREAARLYATNKPSMIFWGLGATEHVQGTEIIYQLIDLALITGNVGRPGSGLMPLRGKNNVQGTAIMGDHPKKLPGAVPLTQNIEMFEKLWGTKLNPSPGLDGIEMVEAAMRDDLKALIVFGEDVLMSHPYMEMTEKALSKLELLVLVDMFHNETSKYAHVFLPAASSFEKEGTFTNAERRVQRVRKVIEPLGESLPDWQIIIRLANAMGYGDYFRYSSPEDVWNEIRSAWPAVYGITYGRLEREGGLPYPTPRLDAPPVKVLHVGQFTVGKKTRLRPVAYIPSPEQPTEEYPLTLITGRTLYHFNMGSMTRRTGNQVIEPEDFIEVSEGDAKALGISDGDVVRVTSRWGSTLIRARVSRRVSKGVVFATVHHPEALINRVVSPAVDRISHIPEYKVTAVRVEKAS
- a CDS encoding MFS transporter; the protein is MSFVVDMAASGDAGLRALRGLSRDELLLVAAGGLSGMIFGANALALPLYLRSLGLNSFEVGLLVGGYVLVGTIAGLFISALADAYGRKNFFLLGRAVSAASFLLLFLGVPPAALLIFGLGGGSLQALIAEKSRSIDRNMSLMSSISTGLAVLGASVPWLVGLRDTMLVNMAVVLVTLALVTPVREGYRGTGRVTLRLRSIGNIARLSTDAMIGLGAGLILPLMSLWFSLRFGVVARQLSPVYMVADATLALAVLGAPRLAKAIGRVKAIVVTHAVGIALLIALPFACSYLEASAIFVLRNAAMNMANPLFSSLVVTIIPEEERARGSSLINLIDGLPRSMGPWVTGYIFSTGDLTLPFFITASLYTAATAAFYLLFKDVR